Proteins from a genomic interval of Equus quagga isolate Etosha38 chromosome 13, UCLA_HA_Equagga_1.0, whole genome shotgun sequence:
- the LOC124250069 gene encoding leukocyte immunoglobulin-like receptor subfamily B member 3 isoform X3: protein MISVHGLSVGLRTPVQAGTLHKPTIWAEPGSVIPRGKPVTIWCQGTLEAREYLLYREGVSVLWDRQQPLELKEKVRLSIPYMAEQYAGRYVCYYISPTGWSEHSDNLELVVTGIYSKPTLSALPSPVVTSGAKVALQCGSWLGFDRFILTKEGEYKPSWTLDSQPKPNGQSHALFPVGFVTPSHRWTFRCYGCDRNKPQVCSRPSDPLEFLVPGVSGKPSLLSQQGPIVTSGQNLTLQCLSDVSYDRFALSKEGGHDLPQRLSQQSQNGRSQAGFPLGPVSWSHGGQYRCYGGHKLSSKWSAASDPLDILVAGVLLDKPSLSMQPGPTVASGENVTLLCQTRSPRDTFLLSKEGAMDPPLRLRSKYQAQQYQALFSMSPVTSAHGGTYRCYSSYSTAGHLLSHPSDPLELVVSGPSGDQNPPVTGLNLTSDLKWYLKAVIGISVAFILLLLSLLLFLLLQRQRQGKLRTSAQRQADLQLPSGAADPDPKDRGLQISSSPAADAQEETLCERKRRDLPGDAAVKDTQPEEGVELHHQQDPKDEDAQGVMDVQVSHSRSRWGVAISPFPLSGKSLDMKDRQDEEDRQRDRQAAASEAPQDVTYVQLNHLTLRQEMTPLSSQSEKAPAEPSLYAALAIH from the exons ATGATCAGTGTCCATG GGTTGAGTGTGGGACTGAGGACCCCAGTGCAGGCAG GGACCCTCCACAAACCCACCATCTGggctgagccaggctctgtgatACCCAGGGGGAAGCCCGTGACCATCTGGTGTCAGGGGACCTTGGAAGCCCGGGAGTATCTACTGTATAGAGAGGGAGTCTCAGTGCTCTGGGACAGACAACAACCACTAGAGCTGAAGGAAAAGGTCAGGCTCTCCATCCCATACATGGCAGAGCAATATGCAGGGAGATATGTCTGTTACTATATCAGCCCCACTGGCTGGTCAGAGCATAGTGATAACCTGGAGCTGGTGGTGACAG gAATCTACAGCAAACCCACCCTCTCAGCCCTGCCGAGCCCTGTGGTGACCTCAGGAGCGAAAGTGGCCCTACAGTGTGGCTCATGGCTGGGATTTGACAGGTTCATTCTGACTAAGGAAGGAGAATACAAGCCCTCCTGGACCCTGGACTCACAGCCAAAGCCCAATGGGCAATCCCACGCTCTGTTTCCTGTGGGCTTTGTCACCCCAAGCCACAGGTGGACATTCAGGTGCTATGGCTGTGACAGGAACAAACCCCAGGTGTGCTCACGCCCCAGTGACCCCCTGGAGTTCCTGGTTCCAG GTGTGTCTGGGAAGCCCTCCCTCCTGAGCCAGCAGGGCCCTATCGTGACCTCTGGACAGAACTTGACCCTCCAGTGTCTCTCTGATGTCAGCTATGACAGATTTGCTCTGTCCAAGGAGGGGGGACATGACCTTCCCCAGCGCCTTAGCCAACAGTCCCAGAATGGACGCTCTCAGGCTGGTTTTCCCCTGGGCCCTGTGAGCTGGTCCCATGGGGGCCAGTACAGATGCTATGGTGGACACAAGCTCTCCTCCAAGTGGTCAGCCGCCAGCGACCCCCTGGACATCCTGGTGGCAG GAGTACTGCTTGACAAACCATCCCTCTCGATGCAACCAGGCCCCACAGTGGCCTCAGGAGAGAACGTGACCCTGCTGTGTCAGACACGGAGCCCGAGGGACACTTTCCTTCTGTCCAAGGAGGGGGCAATGGATCCCCCACTGCGTCTTAGATCAAAGTACCAAGCTCAGCAGTACCAGGCCCTATTCTCCATGAGTCCTGTGACCTCAGCCCACGGGGGGACCTACAGGTGTTATAGCTCATACAGCACTGCTGGCCACCTGTTGTCACACCCCAGTGATCCCCTGGAACTCGTGGTCTCAG GACCCTCTGGGGACCAAAACCCCCCAGTCACAGGGCTCAACTTAACATCTG ATCTCAAGTGGTACCTGAAGGCTGTGATCGGGATCTCCGTGGCCTTCATCCTGCTGctactctccctcctcctcttcctcctccttcaacGCCAGCGTCAGGGCAAACTCAGGACATCAG CCCAGAGACAGGCTGATCTCCAGCTTCCTTCAGGGGCTGCAGACCCAGATCCCAAGGACAGAGGCCTGCAGATCAG ctccagcccagctgcTGATGCCCAGGAAGAGACCCTCtgtgagaggaagaggagggatctccctgggg ATGCTGCCGTGAAGGACACACAGCCTGAGGAGGGGGTGGAGCTTCACCATCAG cAGGATCCCAAGGATGAAGATGCCCAGGGAGTGATGGATGTCCAAGTGAGCCACTCAAGATCAAGGTGGGGAGTGGCCATCTCTCCTTTCCCCCTGTCAGGGAAGTCACTGGACATGAAAGATAGACAGGACGAAGaggacagacagagggacagacag GCTGCTGCATCTGAAGCCCCCCAGGATGTGACCTACGTCCAACTGAACCACTTGACCCTCAGACAAGAGATGACACCCCTTTCCTCCCAGTCAGAGAAGGCCCCAGCAGAGCCCAGTCTGTACGCTGCTCTGGCCATCCACTAG
- the LOC124250069 gene encoding leukocyte immunoglobulin-like receptor subfamily B member 3 isoform X10, which yields MTSALIALFCIGLSVGLRTPVQAGTLHKPTIWAEPGSVIPRGKPVTIWCQGTLEAREYLLYREGVSVLWDRQQPLELKEKVRLSIPYMAEQYAGRYVCYYISPTGWSEHSDNLELVVTGIYSKPTLSALPSPVVTSGAKVALQCGSWLGFDRFILTKEGEYKPSWTLDSQPKPNGQSHALFPVGFVTPSHRWTFRCYGCDRNKPQVCSRPSDPLEFLVPGVLLDKPSLSMQPGPTVASGENVTLLCQTRSPRDTFLLSKEGAMDPPLRLRSKYQAQQYQALFSMSPVTSAHGGTYRCYSSYSTAGHLLSHPSDPLELVVSGPSGDQNPPVTGLNLTSDLKWYLKAVIGISVAFILLLLSLLLFLLLQRQRQGKLRTSAQRQADLQLPSGAADPDPKDRGLQISSSPAADAQEETLCERKRRDLPGDAAVKDTQPEEGVELHHQQDPKDEDAQGVMDVQVSHSRSRWGVAISPFPLSGKSLDMKDRQDEEDRQRDRQAAASEAPQDVTYVQLNHLTLRQEMTPLSSQSEKAPAEPSLYAALAIH from the exons ATGACTTCTGCCCTCATAGCTCTCTTCTGCATTG GGTTGAGTGTGGGACTGAGGACCCCAGTGCAGGCAG GGACCCTCCACAAACCCACCATCTGggctgagccaggctctgtgatACCCAGGGGGAAGCCCGTGACCATCTGGTGTCAGGGGACCTTGGAAGCCCGGGAGTATCTACTGTATAGAGAGGGAGTCTCAGTGCTCTGGGACAGACAACAACCACTAGAGCTGAAGGAAAAGGTCAGGCTCTCCATCCCATACATGGCAGAGCAATATGCAGGGAGATATGTCTGTTACTATATCAGCCCCACTGGCTGGTCAGAGCATAGTGATAACCTGGAGCTGGTGGTGACAG gAATCTACAGCAAACCCACCCTCTCAGCCCTGCCGAGCCCTGTGGTGACCTCAGGAGCGAAAGTGGCCCTACAGTGTGGCTCATGGCTGGGATTTGACAGGTTCATTCTGACTAAGGAAGGAGAATACAAGCCCTCCTGGACCCTGGACTCACAGCCAAAGCCCAATGGGCAATCCCACGCTCTGTTTCCTGTGGGCTTTGTCACCCCAAGCCACAGGTGGACATTCAGGTGCTATGGCTGTGACAGGAACAAACCCCAGGTGTGCTCACGCCCCAGTGACCCCCTGGAGTTCCTGGTTCCAG GAGTACTGCTTGACAAACCATCCCTCTCGATGCAACCAGGCCCCACAGTGGCCTCAGGAGAGAACGTGACCCTGCTGTGTCAGACACGGAGCCCGAGGGACACTTTCCTTCTGTCCAAGGAGGGGGCAATGGATCCCCCACTGCGTCTTAGATCAAAGTACCAAGCTCAGCAGTACCAGGCCCTATTCTCCATGAGTCCTGTGACCTCAGCCCACGGGGGGACCTACAGGTGTTATAGCTCATACAGCACTGCTGGCCACCTGTTGTCACACCCCAGTGATCCCCTGGAACTCGTGGTCTCAG GACCCTCTGGGGACCAAAACCCCCCAGTCACAGGGCTCAACTTAACATCTG ATCTCAAGTGGTACCTGAAGGCTGTGATCGGGATCTCCGTGGCCTTCATCCTGCTGctactctccctcctcctcttcctcctccttcaacGCCAGCGTCAGGGCAAACTCAGGACATCAG CCCAGAGACAGGCTGATCTCCAGCTTCCTTCAGGGGCTGCAGACCCAGATCCCAAGGACAGAGGCCTGCAGATCAG ctccagcccagctgcTGATGCCCAGGAAGAGACCCTCtgtgagaggaagaggagggatctccctgggg ATGCTGCCGTGAAGGACACACAGCCTGAGGAGGGGGTGGAGCTTCACCATCAG cAGGATCCCAAGGATGAAGATGCCCAGGGAGTGATGGATGTCCAAGTGAGCCACTCAAGATCAAGGTGGGGAGTGGCCATCTCTCCTTTCCCCCTGTCAGGGAAGTCACTGGACATGAAAGATAGACAGGACGAAGaggacagacagagggacagacag GCTGCTGCATCTGAAGCCCCCCAGGATGTGACCTACGTCCAACTGAACCACTTGACCCTCAGACAAGAGATGACACCCCTTTCCTCCCAGTCAGAGAAGGCCCCAGCAGAGCCCAGTCTGTACGCTGCTCTGGCCATCCACTAG
- the LOC124250069 gene encoding leukocyte immunoglobulin-like receptor subfamily A member 6 isoform X9 gives MTSALIALFCIGLSVGLRTPVQAGTLHKPTIWAEPGSVIPRGKPVTIWCQGTLEAREYLLYREGVSVLWDRQQPLELKEKVRLSIPYMAEQYAGRYVCYYISPTGWSEHSDNLELVVTGIYSKPTLSALPSPVVTSGAKVALQCGSWLGFDRFILTKEGEYKPSWTLDSQPKPNGQSHALFPVGFVTPSHRWTFRCYGCDRNKPQVCSRPSDPLEFLVPGVSGKPSLLSQQGPIVTSGQNLTLQCLSDVSYDRFALSKEGGHDLPQRLSQQSQNGRSQAGFPLGPVSWSHGGQYRCYGGHKLSSKWSAASDPLDILVAGVLLDKPSLSMQPGPTVASGENVTLLCQTRSPRDTFLLSKEGAMDPPLRLRSKYQAQQYQALFSMSPVTSAHGGTYRCYSSYSTAGHLLSHPSDPLELVVSGPSGDQNPPVTGLNLTSDAAVKDTQPEEGVELHHQDPKDEDAQGVMDVQVSHSRSRWGVAISPFPLSGKSLDMKDRQDEEDRQRDRQAAASEAPQDVTYVQLNHLTLRQEMTPLSSQSEKAPAEPSLYAALAIH, from the exons ATGACTTCTGCCCTCATAGCTCTCTTCTGCATTG GGTTGAGTGTGGGACTGAGGACCCCAGTGCAGGCAG GGACCCTCCACAAACCCACCATCTGggctgagccaggctctgtgatACCCAGGGGGAAGCCCGTGACCATCTGGTGTCAGGGGACCTTGGAAGCCCGGGAGTATCTACTGTATAGAGAGGGAGTCTCAGTGCTCTGGGACAGACAACAACCACTAGAGCTGAAGGAAAAGGTCAGGCTCTCCATCCCATACATGGCAGAGCAATATGCAGGGAGATATGTCTGTTACTATATCAGCCCCACTGGCTGGTCAGAGCATAGTGATAACCTGGAGCTGGTGGTGACAG gAATCTACAGCAAACCCACCCTCTCAGCCCTGCCGAGCCCTGTGGTGACCTCAGGAGCGAAAGTGGCCCTACAGTGTGGCTCATGGCTGGGATTTGACAGGTTCATTCTGACTAAGGAAGGAGAATACAAGCCCTCCTGGACCCTGGACTCACAGCCAAAGCCCAATGGGCAATCCCACGCTCTGTTTCCTGTGGGCTTTGTCACCCCAAGCCACAGGTGGACATTCAGGTGCTATGGCTGTGACAGGAACAAACCCCAGGTGTGCTCACGCCCCAGTGACCCCCTGGAGTTCCTGGTTCCAG GTGTGTCTGGGAAGCCCTCCCTCCTGAGCCAGCAGGGCCCTATCGTGACCTCTGGACAGAACTTGACCCTCCAGTGTCTCTCTGATGTCAGCTATGACAGATTTGCTCTGTCCAAGGAGGGGGGACATGACCTTCCCCAGCGCCTTAGCCAACAGTCCCAGAATGGACGCTCTCAGGCTGGTTTTCCCCTGGGCCCTGTGAGCTGGTCCCATGGGGGCCAGTACAGATGCTATGGTGGACACAAGCTCTCCTCCAAGTGGTCAGCCGCCAGCGACCCCCTGGACATCCTGGTGGCAG GAGTACTGCTTGACAAACCATCCCTCTCGATGCAACCAGGCCCCACAGTGGCCTCAGGAGAGAACGTGACCCTGCTGTGTCAGACACGGAGCCCGAGGGACACTTTCCTTCTGTCCAAGGAGGGGGCAATGGATCCCCCACTGCGTCTTAGATCAAAGTACCAAGCTCAGCAGTACCAGGCCCTATTCTCCATGAGTCCTGTGACCTCAGCCCACGGGGGGACCTACAGGTGTTATAGCTCATACAGCACTGCTGGCCACCTGTTGTCACACCCCAGTGATCCCCTGGAACTCGTGGTCTCAG GACCCTCTGGGGACCAAAACCCCCCAGTCACAGGGCTCAACTTAACATCTG ATGCTGCCGTGAAGGACACACAGCCTGAGGAGGGGGTGGAGCTTCACCATCAG GATCCCAAGGATGAAGATGCCCAGGGAGTGATGGATGTCCAAGTGAGCCACTCAAGATCAAGGTGGGGAGTGGCCATCTCTCCTTTCCCCCTGTCAGGGAAGTCACTGGACATGAAAGATAGACAGGACGAAGaggacagacagagggacagacag GCTGCTGCATCTGAAGCCCCCCAGGATGTGACCTACGTCCAACTGAACCACTTGACCCTCAGACAAGAGATGACACCCCTTTCCTCCCAGTCAGAGAAGGCCCCAGCAGAGCCCAGTCTGTACGCTGCTCTGGCCATCCACTAG
- the LOC124250069 gene encoding leukocyte immunoglobulin-like receptor subfamily B member 3 isoform X7: MTSALIALFCIGLSVGLRTPVQAGTLHKPTIWAEPGSVIPRGKPVTIWCQGTLEAREYLLYREGVSVLWDRQQPLELKEKVRLSIPYMAEQYAGRYVCYYISPTGWSEHSDNLELVVTGIYSKPTLSALPSPVVTSGAKVALQCGSWLGFDRFILTKEGEYKPSWTLDSQPKPNGQSHALFPVGFVTPSHRWTFRCYGCDRNKPQVCSRPSDPLEFLVPGVSGKPSLLSQQGPIVTSGQNLTLQCLSDVSYDRFALSKEGGHDLPQRLSQQSQNGRSQAGFPLGPVSWSHGGQYRCYGGHKLSSKWSAASDPLDILVAGVLLDKPSLSMQPGPTVASGENVTLLCQTRSPRDTFLLSKEGAMDPPLRLRSKYQAQQYQALFSMSPVTSAHGGTYRCYSSYSTAGHLLSHPSDPLELVVSGPSGDQNPPVTGLNLTSDLKWYLKAVIGISVAFILLLLSLLLFLLLQRQRQGKLRTSAQRQADLQLPSGAADPDPKDRGLQISSSPAADAQEETLYAAVKDTQPEEGVELHHQDPKDEDAQGVMDVQVSHSRSRWGVAISPFPLSGKSLDMKDRQDEEDRQRDRQAAASEAPQDVTYVQLNHLTLRQEMTPLSSQSEKAPAEPSLYAALAIH; the protein is encoded by the exons ATGACTTCTGCCCTCATAGCTCTCTTCTGCATTG GGTTGAGTGTGGGACTGAGGACCCCAGTGCAGGCAG GGACCCTCCACAAACCCACCATCTGggctgagccaggctctgtgatACCCAGGGGGAAGCCCGTGACCATCTGGTGTCAGGGGACCTTGGAAGCCCGGGAGTATCTACTGTATAGAGAGGGAGTCTCAGTGCTCTGGGACAGACAACAACCACTAGAGCTGAAGGAAAAGGTCAGGCTCTCCATCCCATACATGGCAGAGCAATATGCAGGGAGATATGTCTGTTACTATATCAGCCCCACTGGCTGGTCAGAGCATAGTGATAACCTGGAGCTGGTGGTGACAG gAATCTACAGCAAACCCACCCTCTCAGCCCTGCCGAGCCCTGTGGTGACCTCAGGAGCGAAAGTGGCCCTACAGTGTGGCTCATGGCTGGGATTTGACAGGTTCATTCTGACTAAGGAAGGAGAATACAAGCCCTCCTGGACCCTGGACTCACAGCCAAAGCCCAATGGGCAATCCCACGCTCTGTTTCCTGTGGGCTTTGTCACCCCAAGCCACAGGTGGACATTCAGGTGCTATGGCTGTGACAGGAACAAACCCCAGGTGTGCTCACGCCCCAGTGACCCCCTGGAGTTCCTGGTTCCAG GTGTGTCTGGGAAGCCCTCCCTCCTGAGCCAGCAGGGCCCTATCGTGACCTCTGGACAGAACTTGACCCTCCAGTGTCTCTCTGATGTCAGCTATGACAGATTTGCTCTGTCCAAGGAGGGGGGACATGACCTTCCCCAGCGCCTTAGCCAACAGTCCCAGAATGGACGCTCTCAGGCTGGTTTTCCCCTGGGCCCTGTGAGCTGGTCCCATGGGGGCCAGTACAGATGCTATGGTGGACACAAGCTCTCCTCCAAGTGGTCAGCCGCCAGCGACCCCCTGGACATCCTGGTGGCAG GAGTACTGCTTGACAAACCATCCCTCTCGATGCAACCAGGCCCCACAGTGGCCTCAGGAGAGAACGTGACCCTGCTGTGTCAGACACGGAGCCCGAGGGACACTTTCCTTCTGTCCAAGGAGGGGGCAATGGATCCCCCACTGCGTCTTAGATCAAAGTACCAAGCTCAGCAGTACCAGGCCCTATTCTCCATGAGTCCTGTGACCTCAGCCCACGGGGGGACCTACAGGTGTTATAGCTCATACAGCACTGCTGGCCACCTGTTGTCACACCCCAGTGATCCCCTGGAACTCGTGGTCTCAG GACCCTCTGGGGACCAAAACCCCCCAGTCACAGGGCTCAACTTAACATCTG ATCTCAAGTGGTACCTGAAGGCTGTGATCGGGATCTCCGTGGCCTTCATCCTGCTGctactctccctcctcctcttcctcctccttcaacGCCAGCGTCAGGGCAAACTCAGGACATCAG CCCAGAGACAGGCTGATCTCCAGCTTCCTTCAGGGGCTGCAGACCCAGATCCCAAGGACAGAGGCCTGCAGATCAG ctccagcccagctgcTGATGCCCAGGAAGAGACCCTCt ATGCTGCCGTGAAGGACACACAGCCTGAGGAGGGGGTGGAGCTTCACCATCAG GATCCCAAGGATGAAGATGCCCAGGGAGTGATGGATGTCCAAGTGAGCCACTCAAGATCAAGGTGGGGAGTGGCCATCTCTCCTTTCCCCCTGTCAGGGAAGTCACTGGACATGAAAGATAGACAGGACGAAGaggacagacagagggacagacag GCTGCTGCATCTGAAGCCCCCCAGGATGTGACCTACGTCCAACTGAACCACTTGACCCTCAGACAAGAGATGACACCCCTTTCCTCCCAGTCAGAGAAGGCCCCAGCAGAGCCCAGTCTGTACGCTGCTCTGGCCATCCACTAG
- the LOC124250069 gene encoding leukocyte immunoglobulin-like receptor subfamily A member 6 isoform X8, with the protein MTSALIALFCIGLSVGLRTPVQAGTLHKPTIWAEPGSVIPRGKPVTIWCQGTLEAREYLLYREGVSVLWDRQQPLELKEKVRLSIPYMAEQYAGRYVCYYISPTGWSEHSDNLELVVTGIYSKPTLSALPSPVVTSGAKVALQCGSWLGFDRFILTKEGEYKPSWTLDSQPKPNGQSHALFPVGFVTPSHRWTFRCYGCDRNKPQVCSRPSDPLEFLVPGVSGKPSLLSQQGPIVTSGQNLTLQCLSDVSYDRFALSKEGGHDLPQRLSQQSQNGRSQAGFPLGPVSWSHGGQYRCYGGHKLSSKWSAASDPLDILVAGVLLDKPSLSMQPGPTVASGENVTLLCQTRSPRDTFLLSKEGAMDPPLRLRSKYQAQQYQALFSMSPVTSAHGGTYRCYSSYSTAGHLLSHPSDPLELVVSGPSGDQNPPVTGLNLTSAQRQADLQLPSGAADPDPKDRGLQISSSPAADAQEETLCERKRRDLPGDAAVKDTQPEEGVELHHQQDPKDEDAQGVMDVQVSHSRSRWGVAISPFPLSGKSLDMKDRQDEEDRQRDRQAAASEAPQDVTYVQLNHLTLRQEMTPLSSQSEKAPAEPSLYAALAIH; encoded by the exons ATGACTTCTGCCCTCATAGCTCTCTTCTGCATTG GGTTGAGTGTGGGACTGAGGACCCCAGTGCAGGCAG GGACCCTCCACAAACCCACCATCTGggctgagccaggctctgtgatACCCAGGGGGAAGCCCGTGACCATCTGGTGTCAGGGGACCTTGGAAGCCCGGGAGTATCTACTGTATAGAGAGGGAGTCTCAGTGCTCTGGGACAGACAACAACCACTAGAGCTGAAGGAAAAGGTCAGGCTCTCCATCCCATACATGGCAGAGCAATATGCAGGGAGATATGTCTGTTACTATATCAGCCCCACTGGCTGGTCAGAGCATAGTGATAACCTGGAGCTGGTGGTGACAG gAATCTACAGCAAACCCACCCTCTCAGCCCTGCCGAGCCCTGTGGTGACCTCAGGAGCGAAAGTGGCCCTACAGTGTGGCTCATGGCTGGGATTTGACAGGTTCATTCTGACTAAGGAAGGAGAATACAAGCCCTCCTGGACCCTGGACTCACAGCCAAAGCCCAATGGGCAATCCCACGCTCTGTTTCCTGTGGGCTTTGTCACCCCAAGCCACAGGTGGACATTCAGGTGCTATGGCTGTGACAGGAACAAACCCCAGGTGTGCTCACGCCCCAGTGACCCCCTGGAGTTCCTGGTTCCAG GTGTGTCTGGGAAGCCCTCCCTCCTGAGCCAGCAGGGCCCTATCGTGACCTCTGGACAGAACTTGACCCTCCAGTGTCTCTCTGATGTCAGCTATGACAGATTTGCTCTGTCCAAGGAGGGGGGACATGACCTTCCCCAGCGCCTTAGCCAACAGTCCCAGAATGGACGCTCTCAGGCTGGTTTTCCCCTGGGCCCTGTGAGCTGGTCCCATGGGGGCCAGTACAGATGCTATGGTGGACACAAGCTCTCCTCCAAGTGGTCAGCCGCCAGCGACCCCCTGGACATCCTGGTGGCAG GAGTACTGCTTGACAAACCATCCCTCTCGATGCAACCAGGCCCCACAGTGGCCTCAGGAGAGAACGTGACCCTGCTGTGTCAGACACGGAGCCCGAGGGACACTTTCCTTCTGTCCAAGGAGGGGGCAATGGATCCCCCACTGCGTCTTAGATCAAAGTACCAAGCTCAGCAGTACCAGGCCCTATTCTCCATGAGTCCTGTGACCTCAGCCCACGGGGGGACCTACAGGTGTTATAGCTCATACAGCACTGCTGGCCACCTGTTGTCACACCCCAGTGATCCCCTGGAACTCGTGGTCTCAG GACCCTCTGGGGACCAAAACCCCCCAGTCACAGGGCTCAACTTAACATCTG CCCAGAGACAGGCTGATCTCCAGCTTCCTTCAGGGGCTGCAGACCCAGATCCCAAGGACAGAGGCCTGCAGATCAG ctccagcccagctgcTGATGCCCAGGAAGAGACCCTCtgtgagaggaagaggagggatctccctgggg ATGCTGCCGTGAAGGACACACAGCCTGAGGAGGGGGTGGAGCTTCACCATCAG cAGGATCCCAAGGATGAAGATGCCCAGGGAGTGATGGATGTCCAAGTGAGCCACTCAAGATCAAGGTGGGGAGTGGCCATCTCTCCTTTCCCCCTGTCAGGGAAGTCACTGGACATGAAAGATAGACAGGACGAAGaggacagacagagggacagacag GCTGCTGCATCTGAAGCCCCCCAGGATGTGACCTACGTCCAACTGAACCACTTGACCCTCAGACAAGAGATGACACCCCTTTCCTCCCAGTCAGAGAAGGCCCCAGCAGAGCCCAGTCTGTACGCTGCTCTGGCCATCCACTAG